A genomic segment from Bombus huntii isolate Logan2020A chromosome 13, iyBomHunt1.1, whole genome shotgun sequence encodes:
- the LOC126872408 gene encoding host cell factor 2-like isoform X2 produces the protein MKKMWSSVTAAGSENGPAPPSRSKHSATLLAGHVYLLGGRNGNLPLKDLWRYSLADSKWEELHPGGERPPALQEHSAVAYKDCLYIFGGELGFSAGTETPLWVYNVKTNMWRKVRAQRGCAVPRGRRGHTALVHRGQMLIYGGYQDLRGSSPELWAFHFETESWHLLSSSESGPAARHKHSAVLHGDAMYIYGGMTDLQERSDCWRWDVKTASWCLLKNKPGPGPLHGHAACRLPSCMLIFGGESGGLATNELWRFHFGTETWEKLSVPGPKPQPRAESVALAVSELIIRGTNIDNSKPKPRNQRTRLCNNRISPNEAPARPSFLKEISKLSQINLSRLSHPTKCSYSVLSGQDDNEESPQEANTYYPFQQVDSEVVEPSTGMVKSRSANTLARRRQKPPETTYKNVDTNNCNNATGGPGMTRDPISVPNFRALTLPTPVLTPVEAARLVFVDPDENSDNEERKEPPTSRLIEVQEERRDFAAVHQACQPTRGESYSSHLYEAALQTPKTPTTSKIPTSASVRFADLEEGEESTSDYASIEARSPGDPLADDDWQSGRKSKQYRPIVTPSTIREGQFGFCNPNYLGLDETKSHHQQQQQPQDGKYARLLNSPPDSVLEDEPGRSASQTFAELLELQEIKRVPRAPPKSLPLGSPSRRAVSASRAERQRAKVAAADIKETETPSYGPAPLYVFLVGGKEKGQVTVFARPVSLWKLQLAPHIF, from the exons AT GAAGAAAATGTGGAGCTCGGTTACTGCGGCTGGCAGTGAAAATGGGCCCGCACCACCTTCCAGAAGCAAGCACAGCGCTACTTTGCTCGCAGGGCACGTATATCTCCTTGGCGGACGAAACGGCAATCTTCCTCTCAAAGACCTCTGGCGATACAGCCTCG CCGACAGTAAATGGGAGGAATTGCATCCTGGGGGAGAAAGACCGCCAGCACTTCAGGAACACAGCGCGGTAGCTTACAAGGATTGCCTTTACATTTTCGGGGGTGAGCTCGGCTTTTCCGCAGGCACGGAAACGCCACTTTGGGTTTACAATGTCAAG ACCAACATGTGGAGGAAAGTAAGAGCGCAGAGAGGTTGTGCGGTTCCCAGAGGTCGAAGAGGCCATACTGCTTTAGTTCATCGTGGTCAGATGCTCATTTACGGTGGTTATCAAGATCTACGTGGCAGTTCTCCAGAATTGTGGGCTTTCCATTTCG AAACGGAATCGTGGCATCTTCTTTCCTCCAGCGAAAGCGGGCCAGCAGCGAGGCACAAACACTCGGCAGTTCTACACGGTGACGCCATGTACATTTATGGGGGTATGACCGACCTACAAGAGAGAAGCGATTGCTGGCGATGGGATGTGAAGACCGCTTCCTGGTGTCTGTTGAAGAACAAACCAGGACCAGGACCTCTGCATGGACACGCAGCCTGCAGGCTTCCCAGTTGTATGCTAATTTTCGGTGGAGAAAGCGGTGGTTTAGCTACGAACGAACTATGGAGGTTTCATTTCG GTACGGAAACGTGGGAGAAATTATCAGTGCCAGGTCCTAAACCCCAGCCAAGAGCGGAAAGCGTTGCATTAGCAGTTTCCGAACTGATAATTCGAGGGACCAATATCGACAATTCGAAACCGAAACCGAGAAATCAAAGGACGAGACTTTGTAACAATAGGATATCGCCCAATGAAGCACCGGCTAGACCGAGCTTCCTtaaagaaatttcgaaattgtcgCAAATTAATCTATCGCGGCTAAGTCATCCGACAAAGTGCAGCTATTCCGTTTTAAGTGGCCAAGATGACAACGAGGAAAGTCCGCAAGAG GCGAATACGTACTATCCGTTTCAGCAAGTGGACTCCGAGGTTGTCGAGCCATCTACGGGTATGGTGAAATCACGAAGCGCTAATACGCTAGCTCGTAGAAGACAGAAACCGCCGGAAACAACATATAAAAACGTGGACACGAACAATTGCAACAACGCAACCGGTGGTCCCGGCATGACAAGAGATCCTATCTCGGTACCGAATTTCCGTGCTCTGACCTTGCCAACTCCGGTCCTGACACCTGTAGAAGCAGCCAGGCTTGTTTTCGTCGACCCAGACGAAAATAGCGACAACGAAGAACGAAAGGAACCTCCTACCTCTAGGCTGATAGAAGTTCAAGAGGAAAGGCG AGACTTCGCGGCTGTGCATCAGGCCTGTCAGCCGACACGAGGCGAGAGTTACAGCTCACACCTTTACGAAGCGGCGCTACAAACACCAAAAACACCGACCACGTCAAAAATTCCTACGTCCGCGTCGGTTCGATTCGCTGACTTAGAAGAAGGTGAAGAATCGACGTCGGACTACGCGAGTATAGAAGCCCGTAGTCCCGGTGATCCACTGGCCGACGACGACTGGCAATCAGGACGAAAGAGCAAACAGTATCGCCCCATAGTTACCCCATCGACGATACGCGAAGGTCAATTCGGCTTTTGTAATCCAAATTACCTCGGACTGGATGAAACGAAGAGTCATCAtcagcaacagcaacaaccTCAGGATGGCAAGTACGCGAGATTATTGAACAGCCCACCGGACAGTGTCTTGGAGGACGAGCCGGGTAGATCGGCCTCGCAAACGTTCGCGGAATTACTAGAACTTCAAGAAATCAAAAGGGTACCAAGAGCGCCGCCTAAAAGTTTACCATTAGGCTCTCCGTCGAGGAGAGCAGTCAGTGCGTCGAGAGCCGAGAGACAACGAGCTAAGGTTGCTGCGGCTGACATCAAGGAAACCGAGACACCATCGTATGGACCAGCACCGCTTTATGTTTTTTTAGTTGGCGGGAAAGAAAAGGGTCAGGTGACGGTGTTCGCGAGGCCCGTTTCTTTGTGGAAATTGCAATTAGCACCacacattttttaa
- the LOC126872408 gene encoding host cell factor 2-like isoform X1, producing the protein MHTKKMWSSVTAAGSENGPAPPSRSKHSATLLAGHVYLLGGRNGNLPLKDLWRYSLADSKWEELHPGGERPPALQEHSAVAYKDCLYIFGGELGFSAGTETPLWVYNVKTNMWRKVRAQRGCAVPRGRRGHTALVHRGQMLIYGGYQDLRGSSPELWAFHFETESWHLLSSSESGPAARHKHSAVLHGDAMYIYGGMTDLQERSDCWRWDVKTASWCLLKNKPGPGPLHGHAACRLPSCMLIFGGESGGLATNELWRFHFGTETWEKLSVPGPKPQPRAESVALAVSELIIRGTNIDNSKPKPRNQRTRLCNNRISPNEAPARPSFLKEISKLSQINLSRLSHPTKCSYSVLSGQDDNEESPQEANTYYPFQQVDSEVVEPSTGMVKSRSANTLARRRQKPPETTYKNVDTNNCNNATGGPGMTRDPISVPNFRALTLPTPVLTPVEAARLVFVDPDENSDNEERKEPPTSRLIEVQEERRDFAAVHQACQPTRGESYSSHLYEAALQTPKTPTTSKIPTSASVRFADLEEGEESTSDYASIEARSPGDPLADDDWQSGRKSKQYRPIVTPSTIREGQFGFCNPNYLGLDETKSHHQQQQQPQDGKYARLLNSPPDSVLEDEPGRSASQTFAELLELQEIKRVPRAPPKSLPLGSPSRRAVSASRAERQRAKVAAADIKETETPSYGPAPLYVFLVGGKEKGQVTVFARPVSLWKLQLAPHIF; encoded by the exons ATgcatac GAAGAAAATGTGGAGCTCGGTTACTGCGGCTGGCAGTGAAAATGGGCCCGCACCACCTTCCAGAAGCAAGCACAGCGCTACTTTGCTCGCAGGGCACGTATATCTCCTTGGCGGACGAAACGGCAATCTTCCTCTCAAAGACCTCTGGCGATACAGCCTCG CCGACAGTAAATGGGAGGAATTGCATCCTGGGGGAGAAAGACCGCCAGCACTTCAGGAACACAGCGCGGTAGCTTACAAGGATTGCCTTTACATTTTCGGGGGTGAGCTCGGCTTTTCCGCAGGCACGGAAACGCCACTTTGGGTTTACAATGTCAAG ACCAACATGTGGAGGAAAGTAAGAGCGCAGAGAGGTTGTGCGGTTCCCAGAGGTCGAAGAGGCCATACTGCTTTAGTTCATCGTGGTCAGATGCTCATTTACGGTGGTTATCAAGATCTACGTGGCAGTTCTCCAGAATTGTGGGCTTTCCATTTCG AAACGGAATCGTGGCATCTTCTTTCCTCCAGCGAAAGCGGGCCAGCAGCGAGGCACAAACACTCGGCAGTTCTACACGGTGACGCCATGTACATTTATGGGGGTATGACCGACCTACAAGAGAGAAGCGATTGCTGGCGATGGGATGTGAAGACCGCTTCCTGGTGTCTGTTGAAGAACAAACCAGGACCAGGACCTCTGCATGGACACGCAGCCTGCAGGCTTCCCAGTTGTATGCTAATTTTCGGTGGAGAAAGCGGTGGTTTAGCTACGAACGAACTATGGAGGTTTCATTTCG GTACGGAAACGTGGGAGAAATTATCAGTGCCAGGTCCTAAACCCCAGCCAAGAGCGGAAAGCGTTGCATTAGCAGTTTCCGAACTGATAATTCGAGGGACCAATATCGACAATTCGAAACCGAAACCGAGAAATCAAAGGACGAGACTTTGTAACAATAGGATATCGCCCAATGAAGCACCGGCTAGACCGAGCTTCCTtaaagaaatttcgaaattgtcgCAAATTAATCTATCGCGGCTAAGTCATCCGACAAAGTGCAGCTATTCCGTTTTAAGTGGCCAAGATGACAACGAGGAAAGTCCGCAAGAG GCGAATACGTACTATCCGTTTCAGCAAGTGGACTCCGAGGTTGTCGAGCCATCTACGGGTATGGTGAAATCACGAAGCGCTAATACGCTAGCTCGTAGAAGACAGAAACCGCCGGAAACAACATATAAAAACGTGGACACGAACAATTGCAACAACGCAACCGGTGGTCCCGGCATGACAAGAGATCCTATCTCGGTACCGAATTTCCGTGCTCTGACCTTGCCAACTCCGGTCCTGACACCTGTAGAAGCAGCCAGGCTTGTTTTCGTCGACCCAGACGAAAATAGCGACAACGAAGAACGAAAGGAACCTCCTACCTCTAGGCTGATAGAAGTTCAAGAGGAAAGGCG AGACTTCGCGGCTGTGCATCAGGCCTGTCAGCCGACACGAGGCGAGAGTTACAGCTCACACCTTTACGAAGCGGCGCTACAAACACCAAAAACACCGACCACGTCAAAAATTCCTACGTCCGCGTCGGTTCGATTCGCTGACTTAGAAGAAGGTGAAGAATCGACGTCGGACTACGCGAGTATAGAAGCCCGTAGTCCCGGTGATCCACTGGCCGACGACGACTGGCAATCAGGACGAAAGAGCAAACAGTATCGCCCCATAGTTACCCCATCGACGATACGCGAAGGTCAATTCGGCTTTTGTAATCCAAATTACCTCGGACTGGATGAAACGAAGAGTCATCAtcagcaacagcaacaaccTCAGGATGGCAAGTACGCGAGATTATTGAACAGCCCACCGGACAGTGTCTTGGAGGACGAGCCGGGTAGATCGGCCTCGCAAACGTTCGCGGAATTACTAGAACTTCAAGAAATCAAAAGGGTACCAAGAGCGCCGCCTAAAAGTTTACCATTAGGCTCTCCGTCGAGGAGAGCAGTCAGTGCGTCGAGAGCCGAGAGACAACGAGCTAAGGTTGCTGCGGCTGACATCAAGGAAACCGAGACACCATCGTATGGACCAGCACCGCTTTATGTTTTTTTAGTTGGCGGGAAAGAAAAGGGTCAGGTGACGGTGTTCGCGAGGCCCGTTTCTTTGTGGAAATTGCAATTAGCACCacacattttttaa
- the LOC126872408 gene encoding host cell factor 2-like isoform X3: MWSSVTAAGSENGPAPPSRSKHSATLLAGHVYLLGGRNGNLPLKDLWRYSLADSKWEELHPGGERPPALQEHSAVAYKDCLYIFGGELGFSAGTETPLWVYNVKTNMWRKVRAQRGCAVPRGRRGHTALVHRGQMLIYGGYQDLRGSSPELWAFHFETESWHLLSSSESGPAARHKHSAVLHGDAMYIYGGMTDLQERSDCWRWDVKTASWCLLKNKPGPGPLHGHAACRLPSCMLIFGGESGGLATNELWRFHFGTETWEKLSVPGPKPQPRAESVALAVSELIIRGTNIDNSKPKPRNQRTRLCNNRISPNEAPARPSFLKEISKLSQINLSRLSHPTKCSYSVLSGQDDNEESPQEANTYYPFQQVDSEVVEPSTGMVKSRSANTLARRRQKPPETTYKNVDTNNCNNATGGPGMTRDPISVPNFRALTLPTPVLTPVEAARLVFVDPDENSDNEERKEPPTSRLIEVQEERRDFAAVHQACQPTRGESYSSHLYEAALQTPKTPTTSKIPTSASVRFADLEEGEESTSDYASIEARSPGDPLADDDWQSGRKSKQYRPIVTPSTIREGQFGFCNPNYLGLDETKSHHQQQQQPQDGKYARLLNSPPDSVLEDEPGRSASQTFAELLELQEIKRVPRAPPKSLPLGSPSRRAVSASRAERQRAKVAAADIKETETPSYGPAPLYVFLVGGKEKGQVTVFARPVSLWKLQLAPHIF, from the exons ATGTGGAGCTCGGTTACTGCGGCTGGCAGTGAAAATGGGCCCGCACCACCTTCCAGAAGCAAGCACAGCGCTACTTTGCTCGCAGGGCACGTATATCTCCTTGGCGGACGAAACGGCAATCTTCCTCTCAAAGACCTCTGGCGATACAGCCTCG CCGACAGTAAATGGGAGGAATTGCATCCTGGGGGAGAAAGACCGCCAGCACTTCAGGAACACAGCGCGGTAGCTTACAAGGATTGCCTTTACATTTTCGGGGGTGAGCTCGGCTTTTCCGCAGGCACGGAAACGCCACTTTGGGTTTACAATGTCAAG ACCAACATGTGGAGGAAAGTAAGAGCGCAGAGAGGTTGTGCGGTTCCCAGAGGTCGAAGAGGCCATACTGCTTTAGTTCATCGTGGTCAGATGCTCATTTACGGTGGTTATCAAGATCTACGTGGCAGTTCTCCAGAATTGTGGGCTTTCCATTTCG AAACGGAATCGTGGCATCTTCTTTCCTCCAGCGAAAGCGGGCCAGCAGCGAGGCACAAACACTCGGCAGTTCTACACGGTGACGCCATGTACATTTATGGGGGTATGACCGACCTACAAGAGAGAAGCGATTGCTGGCGATGGGATGTGAAGACCGCTTCCTGGTGTCTGTTGAAGAACAAACCAGGACCAGGACCTCTGCATGGACACGCAGCCTGCAGGCTTCCCAGTTGTATGCTAATTTTCGGTGGAGAAAGCGGTGGTTTAGCTACGAACGAACTATGGAGGTTTCATTTCG GTACGGAAACGTGGGAGAAATTATCAGTGCCAGGTCCTAAACCCCAGCCAAGAGCGGAAAGCGTTGCATTAGCAGTTTCCGAACTGATAATTCGAGGGACCAATATCGACAATTCGAAACCGAAACCGAGAAATCAAAGGACGAGACTTTGTAACAATAGGATATCGCCCAATGAAGCACCGGCTAGACCGAGCTTCCTtaaagaaatttcgaaattgtcgCAAATTAATCTATCGCGGCTAAGTCATCCGACAAAGTGCAGCTATTCCGTTTTAAGTGGCCAAGATGACAACGAGGAAAGTCCGCAAGAG GCGAATACGTACTATCCGTTTCAGCAAGTGGACTCCGAGGTTGTCGAGCCATCTACGGGTATGGTGAAATCACGAAGCGCTAATACGCTAGCTCGTAGAAGACAGAAACCGCCGGAAACAACATATAAAAACGTGGACACGAACAATTGCAACAACGCAACCGGTGGTCCCGGCATGACAAGAGATCCTATCTCGGTACCGAATTTCCGTGCTCTGACCTTGCCAACTCCGGTCCTGACACCTGTAGAAGCAGCCAGGCTTGTTTTCGTCGACCCAGACGAAAATAGCGACAACGAAGAACGAAAGGAACCTCCTACCTCTAGGCTGATAGAAGTTCAAGAGGAAAGGCG AGACTTCGCGGCTGTGCATCAGGCCTGTCAGCCGACACGAGGCGAGAGTTACAGCTCACACCTTTACGAAGCGGCGCTACAAACACCAAAAACACCGACCACGTCAAAAATTCCTACGTCCGCGTCGGTTCGATTCGCTGACTTAGAAGAAGGTGAAGAATCGACGTCGGACTACGCGAGTATAGAAGCCCGTAGTCCCGGTGATCCACTGGCCGACGACGACTGGCAATCAGGACGAAAGAGCAAACAGTATCGCCCCATAGTTACCCCATCGACGATACGCGAAGGTCAATTCGGCTTTTGTAATCCAAATTACCTCGGACTGGATGAAACGAAGAGTCATCAtcagcaacagcaacaaccTCAGGATGGCAAGTACGCGAGATTATTGAACAGCCCACCGGACAGTGTCTTGGAGGACGAGCCGGGTAGATCGGCCTCGCAAACGTTCGCGGAATTACTAGAACTTCAAGAAATCAAAAGGGTACCAAGAGCGCCGCCTAAAAGTTTACCATTAGGCTCTCCGTCGAGGAGAGCAGTCAGTGCGTCGAGAGCCGAGAGACAACGAGCTAAGGTTGCTGCGGCTGACATCAAGGAAACCGAGACACCATCGTATGGACCAGCACCGCTTTATGTTTTTTTAGTTGGCGGGAAAGAAAAGGGTCAGGTGACGGTGTTCGCGAGGCCCGTTTCTTTGTGGAAATTGCAATTAGCACCacacattttttaa
- the LOC126872412 gene encoding uncharacterized protein LOC126872412 isoform X1: MSQRLICALLTTSVLCCALADNNEFAAAPEFVKKQLTKDKLLTDVVRAKNSSKTPYLYRVVSDNAQHEQKNLDKYSRTNINQRLKSDSRDNFSCCGSRYGSNSSTRPDSYHSRIPVDNGRYQTKFAERLPTDRYGWQTHGPPPSLSGRPGSGSYAGTAFYEGSHTGDRFGPRPSYGSEGSRKPGSYDSGGGYGYAGSGFGGYSFNRPTGYGGDYGISGTFANGDEFGSVEPNRPDGHPPPHPNINAQKAVALKALAGVALIGAAAALATNPVLLPLGVVSGRKKRSSLSIKDRNDYMNYILTNLKSNVTKNDEDGNKVSLSPTCVARVTCEIQKNYWINRKKDANFFKEISALEHRLKNLLLDNVHDDELVNMRIRRLVRAATIVAVNGDNCNAFTCTLVQIKTSKNLSVLKL; the protein is encoded by the exons ATGTCGCAACGACTCATTTGCGCTCTGCTAACGACTAGCGTTCTTTGCTGTGCACTCGCGGACAATAATGAATTCGCCGCGGCTCCTGAATTCGTTAAGAAACAGCTCACGAAAGATAAACTGTTGACGGACGTCGTACGCGCTAAAAATTCTTCCAAGACGCCATATCTGTATAGAGTAGTGTCTGATAACGCGCAACATGAACAAAAGAATTTGGATAAATATTCACGAACGAATATTAATCAGCGATTGAAATCTGATTCAAGAGATAA TTTCAGTTGCTGCGGATCCAGATACGGTTCCAATTCGTCAACGCGACCTGATTCCTATCACAGTAGGATCCCTGTGGACAACGGTCGATATCAAACTAAATTTGCTGAACGTTTACCCACTGATAG ATACGGCTGGCAAACTCACGGACCACCACCAAGTTTAAGCGGAAGACCCGGAAGTGGAAGTTACGCTGGAACTGCGTTTTACGAAGGAAGTCATACAGGAGATAG ATTTGGTCCACGACCGAGTTATGGGAGCGAAGGTTCACGCAAACCTGGTAGTTATGATTCCGGCGGAGGATATGGTTATGCTGGCAGTGGTTTCGGAGGATATAGCTTTAATCGACCAACTGGTTACGGAGGTGATTATGGAATTTCAGGGACCTTCGCTAATGGCGATGAATTCGGATCTGTGGAGCCAAATCGTCCAGATGGACATCCTCCTCCCCATCCGAATATTAACGCGCAGAAG GCCGTCGCTTTAAAGGCATTGGCAGGTGTTGCGTTAATTGGTGCAGCCGCCGCTTTAGCAACGAATCCTGTTCTTCTTCCGCTCGGAGTTGTATCAGGCAGAAAGAAACGATCGAGTTTGTCCATCAAAGACAGAAATGATTATATGAATTACATTTTAACAAACTTGAAAAGTAACGTTACCAAG AATGATGAAGATGGAAACAAAGTATCTCTCTCGCCGACGTGTGTAGCTAGAGTTACGTGCGAGATTCAAAAGAATTACTGGATCAATCGTAAGAAGGACGCTAactttttcaaagaaatatcaGCATTGGAACATCGTCTTAagaattt GCTTCTAGACAATGTACACGACGATGAACTTGTGAATATGCGCATTAGAAGATTAGTAAGAGCGGCAACCATTGTTGCCGTGAATGGAGACAATTGCAACGCATTTACTTGTACTCTTGTACAAATTAAAACAAGCAAGAATCTATCTGTTCTTAAACTATAG
- the LOC126872412 gene encoding uncharacterized protein LOC126872412 isoform X2 yields the protein MSQRLICALLTTSVLCCALADNNEFAAAPEFVKKQLTKDKLLTDVVRAKNSSKTPYLYRVVSDNAQHEQKNLDKYSRTNINQRLKSDSRGFSCCGSRYGSNSSTRPDSYHSRIPVDNGRYQTKFAERLPTDRYGWQTHGPPPSLSGRPGSGSYAGTAFYEGSHTGDRFGPRPSYGSEGSRKPGSYDSGGGYGYAGSGFGGYSFNRPTGYGGDYGISGTFANGDEFGSVEPNRPDGHPPPHPNINAQKAVALKALAGVALIGAAAALATNPVLLPLGVVSGRKKRSSLSIKDRNDYMNYILTNLKSNVTKNDEDGNKVSLSPTCVARVTCEIQKNYWINRKKDANFFKEISALEHRLKNLLLDNVHDDELVNMRIRRLVRAATIVAVNGDNCNAFTCTLVQIKTSKNLSVLKL from the exons ATGTCGCAACGACTCATTTGCGCTCTGCTAACGACTAGCGTTCTTTGCTGTGCACTCGCGGACAATAATGAATTCGCCGCGGCTCCTGAATTCGTTAAGAAACAGCTCACGAAAGATAAACTGTTGACGGACGTCGTACGCGCTAAAAATTCTTCCAAGACGCCATATCTGTATAGAGTAGTGTCTGATAACGCGCAACATGAACAAAAGAATTTGGATAAATATTCACGAACGAATATTAATCAGCGATTGAAATCTGATTCAAGAG GTTTCAGTTGCTGCGGATCCAGATACGGTTCCAATTCGTCAACGCGACCTGATTCCTATCACAGTAGGATCCCTGTGGACAACGGTCGATATCAAACTAAATTTGCTGAACGTTTACCCACTGATAG ATACGGCTGGCAAACTCACGGACCACCACCAAGTTTAAGCGGAAGACCCGGAAGTGGAAGTTACGCTGGAACTGCGTTTTACGAAGGAAGTCATACAGGAGATAG ATTTGGTCCACGACCGAGTTATGGGAGCGAAGGTTCACGCAAACCTGGTAGTTATGATTCCGGCGGAGGATATGGTTATGCTGGCAGTGGTTTCGGAGGATATAGCTTTAATCGACCAACTGGTTACGGAGGTGATTATGGAATTTCAGGGACCTTCGCTAATGGCGATGAATTCGGATCTGTGGAGCCAAATCGTCCAGATGGACATCCTCCTCCCCATCCGAATATTAACGCGCAGAAG GCCGTCGCTTTAAAGGCATTGGCAGGTGTTGCGTTAATTGGTGCAGCCGCCGCTTTAGCAACGAATCCTGTTCTTCTTCCGCTCGGAGTTGTATCAGGCAGAAAGAAACGATCGAGTTTGTCCATCAAAGACAGAAATGATTATATGAATTACATTTTAACAAACTTGAAAAGTAACGTTACCAAG AATGATGAAGATGGAAACAAAGTATCTCTCTCGCCGACGTGTGTAGCTAGAGTTACGTGCGAGATTCAAAAGAATTACTGGATCAATCGTAAGAAGGACGCTAactttttcaaagaaatatcaGCATTGGAACATCGTCTTAagaattt GCTTCTAGACAATGTACACGACGATGAACTTGTGAATATGCGCATTAGAAGATTAGTAAGAGCGGCAACCATTGTTGCCGTGAATGGAGACAATTGCAACGCATTTACTTGTACTCTTGTACAAATTAAAACAAGCAAGAATCTATCTGTTCTTAAACTATAG
- the LOC126872411 gene encoding acetyl-coenzyme A transporter 1 translates to MGTRRKMNKDDNVEDGIHESKHVHERSDVRGDEKNIAILLFLYLLQGIPLGLCGSIPMLLQNRDVSYRQQAEFSFVQWPFSLKLFWAPIVDSVFSQRFGRRKTWLIPTQYLMGFFMLLLSSHVNQWLGSKTIKPNIEMLTVIFFVLNVLAATQDIVVDGWALTMLKRCNVGYASTCNSVGQTAGYFIGYVLFMALESPEFCNSYLRSTPSNEGILTLPDFLYFWGWIFIIITTLLALFKHEDSEKMHKDEELNTDIKHAYKLLWNIVKLPSIKTIIIFLLTAKIGFSACDAVTGLKLVEAGIPKEKFALMAVPMIPLQILLPLAISKYTVGPRPMDVYIMAMPYRLAFGLVAAVLVYVTPYIVTGGHVPAYYFIVLIALYLIHQVFTSSMFVASMAFFAKISDPAVGGTYMTLLNTLSNLGANWPATAALWFVDPLTYRQCSTDPSNDCSTISERELCMDTHNGACNMQFDGYYIESILCLIIGFAWLRWGRRKIDLLQTRPMSAWKIILSKQNR, encoded by the exons ATGGGTACTAGAAGGAAAATGAATAAGGATGACAACGTGGAAGATGGGATCCACGAGTCGAAGCATGTCCACGAACGTTCGGATGTACGAGGTGACGAAAAGAATATAgctattcttttatttttatatctgttACAAGGAATACCATTGGGGTTATGTGGTTCTATACCCATGTTACTTCAGAACAGAGATGTGTCATATCGTCAGCAG GCTGAATTTAGTTTTGTGCAATGGCCCTTTTCTTTGAAACTGTTTTGGGCACCTATAGTAGACTCCGTGTTTTCACAAAGATTTGGAAGAAGGAAAACGTGGCTAATTCCAACTCAATATTTAATGGGATTTTTCATGCTGCTATTATCCAGCCATGTAAATCAATGGTTGGGTAGTAAAACAATAAAACCAAACATAGAAATGTTGActgtaatattttttgtactaAATGTTTTGGCTGCAACTCAAGATATTGTAGTAGATGGATGGGCACTGACCATGTTAAAAAG atGTAACGTGGGATATGCATCAACTTGCAACAGTGTAGGACAAACTGCTGGATATTTTATTGGTTATGTACTTTTTATGGCATTAGAATCCCCTGAATTTTGTAACAGTTATTTAAGATCTACACCTTCCAACGAAGGCATTTTGACTCTGCCTG attttctttatttctggGGATggatatttataattattaccaCTTTACTTGCCTTGTTTAAACATGAAGATTCAGAGAAAATGCACAAAGACGAAGAATTGAATACAGATATCAAACATGCATACAAATTACTTTGGAATATCGTCAAATTACCATCTATAAAAACAatcattatatttttgttaactGCTAAG ATAGGGTTTTCTGCTTGTGATGCTGTAACAGGTTTGAAGCTAGTAGAAGCTGGTATACCAAAAGAAAAGTTTGCTCTTATGGCTGTGCCTATGATTCCATTACAAATACTGTTACCATTAGCAATATCAAAGTATACAGTAGGTCCAAGGCCCATGGATGTATACATAATGGCAATGCCTTATAG ACTGGCTTTTGGATTAGTAGCAGCAGTTTTGGTATATGtgacaccatatatcgtaacaggGGGACATGTTCCAGCTTATTACTTCATAGTTTTAATTGCTCTATATTTGATACACCAG GTTTTCACGAGTAGTATGTTCGTGGCATCGATGGCATTTTTTGCAAAGATTAGCGATCCAGCTGTTGGTGGTACTTACATGACATTACTAAATACATTAAGTAATCTCGGAGCTAATTGGCCAGCAACGGCAGCTCTTTGGTTCGTTGATCCTTTAACGTATCGACAATGCAGCACCGATCCCTCAAATGACTGTAGCACAATTTCGGAAAGGGAG CTCTGCATGGACACGCATAATGGTGCTTGTAATATGCAATTTGATGGATATTACATAGAGAGTATCTTGTGCTTAATTATAGGATTTGCTTGGCTCAGATGGGGTCGACGGAAAATAGATCTGTTACAAACAAGACCGATGTCTGCTTGGAAAATTATTCTTTCGAAGCAGAACAGATAA